In Sebastes umbrosus isolate fSebUmb1 chromosome 7, fSebUmb1.pri, whole genome shotgun sequence, the sequence TTAATATATGGTCCCCGGGTAGGGGACGTATCAGATATTAAACTGATAAGAACAGATACTACACTTGATCTTAGCCAAAAGGCCGAGAAGCGATGCTGTGAATGGGTCGGAGGTGAGGAACTGATCCGCTGCACAGTTACTCTCACTGACGGTGCTGCAGGGCAATGATGCGTTCAAGTGACACTCGGGAAAACTGGAAACAAATCCACTAAACGTTTTTACCAGTGAATAAAATGCCATGAAAACGcaacaaaaataagtaaatttatAAGAAATTagggatttataaaaataattgctTGGGAGTCGCCTTCGTCACGTGACAATATAAATCATCAGAAACTAATTTTACAGCCACATTATGAACACAGCTGCAGCATAAAAAGACCAACAGCACGCAAATGTTACATGAAGaagaatataatgtgttttaacgGTCCGGTGACAAACTACACAACAAAAGAGCTCCTAGAGGAGAAACAAACCCTCTAACTATGTTTAAGTCAataattccatactaacatgctagtTAGTATGTCCTAAACTTTAGTATGACACCAATAAGTACGCGAAttacatactatttccggtgaagtATTaaagtatgcaacgctggacactaaacggcagcataaatatcccacaatgcattgcgCTATAGTGACAATAACAGACGTTGGCGGGCAGCTcagtaacatcaataacgctttcGATTTAACTGTAATGTAcgtaagatttcactttgctttgcgaaaaatatatattttaaaaataattcagTAACTTTGATTTTCACAAACCGTTATTTTGGTCTCATTAGCTTagcgggttaccatggttacacgtctcaaACCGGCAAGGGGGGTTTCacaggaagtgacgacataaatGAATGCGTCCAGAAATATAAATGCTAGTTTCCTAATGTTAACTCTGTACTACACAATGCATTAGTTCTTTTTTTAACACCAGATTGTCGACCTTCAGAAGATTTCAAGATGcaatttaaaaaagtgaacaatCGTCAGTTTATTCTCTGCTTCTTATTGTTTAATAGTACTGCAGCCATTATACATGTAATTCAACCACTCTCTCCAATAAGTTGTCAGCACATTTCCTTTTGCAATCTCCTTGTTTCATTTCAGTCACTGGTTTGATTCATTTTACACTGACATGCATATAACACGTCTCCACTATGCAGCCTCCTGCTCTTAAAACAACAACTATAGACACTGTAGTAAAGTTTAAACACACCACATAACAAAAAAGATCATGCAATTATTACTTAATGCAAAATGCACCCTGTTTATTAACTCTTAATGAGTAATTAATATAATGCACTGATATTAATGTTGgtgattattatttatattagaCAGTATGAGGGGGTGCACCGTTCCTGGAGGTACTGCAATACCAGGTCGATGCGTGGAGTGGACGGAGCAAGCCCCTATTCCATCTCCCTGATCCAAAAATCAATTTAATATATGGTCCCCGGGTAGGGGACGTATCAGATATTAAACTGATAAGAACAGATACTACACTTGATCTTAGCCAAAAGGCCGAGAAGCGATGCTGTGAATGGGTCGGAGGTGAGGAACTGATCCGCTGCACAGTTACTCTCACTGACGGTGCTGCAGGGCAATGATGCGTTCAAGTGACACTCGGGAAAACTGGAAACAAATCCACTAAACGTTTTTACCAGTGAACAAAATGCCATGCAAACGcaacaaaaataagtaaatttatAAGAAATTagggatttataaaaataattgctTGGGAGTCGCCTTCGTCACGTGACAATATAAATCATCAGAAACTAATTTTACAGCCACATTATTAACACAGCTGCAGCATAAAAAAGACCAACAGCACGCAAATGTTACATGAAGaagaatataatgtgttttaacgGTCCGGTGACAAACTACACAACAAAAGAGCTCCTAGAGGAGAAACAAACCCTCTAACTATGTTTAAGTCAATAAtcccatactaacatgctagtTAGTATGTCCTAAACTTTAGTATGACACCAATAAGTACGCGAAttacatactatttccggtgaagtATTaaagtatgcaacgctggacactaaacggcagcataaatatcccacaatgcattgcgCTATAGTGACAATAACAGATGTTGGCGGGCAACTCAGTAAAATATCAATAACGCTTCGATTTAATTGTTAAGTACGTAAGAGTTCACTTTGCTATGCGTAGTatctatattttaaattaattcagtaactttgattctcacaaaccgttaTTTTGGTCTCATTAGGTTagcgggttaccatggttacacgacTCATACCGGCAAGGGAGGTGTTCacaggaagtgacgacataaatGAATGCGTCCGGAAATATAGATACTAGTTTCCTAATGTTAACTCTGTACTACACAATGATTTTCTTTACAGCCGATTGTCGACAttcagaacattttaaaatatgtttcattataaaaatatgcaatttaaaaaaagtgaacaaaagtgtgtgaaggagcgctatcgcaggtccttccttcctgcagctgtcagactccacaaccagcactgctcccagtagaccacttacacaccaaaaaactgacaataatagttgatattttcaggtggaatttcattcattctcactgtgcaatatcattttcctcttgtgcaattttgttaatagtctgtttattatcaatactgtatatactgctcctatttttatacttccttctatttaaatggttcatattttgttacactttgtttgtttgttagctgatgcatcttgttttttgcaccatcccctttgctgctgtaaactgcacatttccccactgtaggactaataaaggaatatcttatcttatttgatTATTCTCTGCTTCACTGAAAGTTTACTTCCATATCTGTATTAACTGGGTAGAGCTGCAGTGACTGTGATTTGGCATTCATTAAAGCATGGTAATGCTTTGAATTAACATCACGTTAATTAATTTTGCTTCGTAAATAGAGTACAATTAGTAATGTATGACAATACTGAAGTTATTATTCATGTAATTCCAACCACTCTCTCCAACAGTAGTCCTGTCCCAGCTTTCTAGTTCATATGTCTTTAACATGTATGTCGGGGGAGAGCGCGAACGCAGTCCCCCACTACCACAAATTATGCAGTCgagattcccacatttggggaattcGCACGGGTCAGCAGAGACCGATTGTGCAATGGTCTAGCCTCGCCCTGGGAGAACCACCTTCATGATCATGGTATCTCTCCTGCCAGGTAAGTATGAGTTGTACATATCAGAGACAGAGGACTGATTCTGGGAGGAACTGATCTCTGTGACGGGTTTAACCTTAAATAAATCAGATCTAATCAGTGATCAGAAGTGAATGTGATTAAACCTCAAATAATCACAACAGTTTCCTCTTTTCGATGTGTTTGGTGTAAAAGCGCCGTAGAAACGTTTAAAACATTTAACGCGGGTTATAGACTTTCTTCCCGTCATGCACTGCGCGTTAGATGCTTGTAGTTCTATTAAATGACAATTCAgttaataaaacacatcagcagTTGGTAGTAAACAAGTTAAACTAGccagaataaaaacacaactatcAGCGTCGTTACTGACCAGTAACCTAGTTTATACCGCAATCCGTTTTAACAAAcattaaacaaacattaaacCAGAGAAACAACAAACATTTACAACTTCCGCATAGGAGACGGAAGTAATGAACTGCGCATGCGCCAAAAGTACAACGCTTCCGTCAGCCGAGAAAGtaaaagattttttatttttttaaatcagcttttatttccaatttttatttatatgaaaacaaaataattatttccTACGTAATCATGTGTGTACtactgttatttttcttttagtattatatatatatatactttttattataattatatttattatcttctattattattattattattattatcatcattatctaAATCTatatctgtttttctctgtaatgGATGTATTACTTAATACATCAGATGGTTATGTTCAGGTCCTTGTAGCCTGCTATACTGTAGCACCCTCTGCTGGGtaattaacaacacagcagCCCTgttaaagaaaactaaaaactTTATTCAAGTTGACACAAACTAAGTTTTTTCGTTGTTTTGGGCGATATATGAATTCAATTGTAAAGTTTTTCTTAACAGACTAGTTCTCCATACATACATGGTTGAGGTGTAACTGGCTGGGCCCTAAACTGTGACCTACAAAACCACAGAAAACCTGGTGGGGCTTTATTGAGCCTTAATTACCGTTAAGTAGGCCAATTAAAATACAATTGAGCCAAAACACGTTAAAACGCACTGTAATAACCTGCATATTGTGGATGCGTCCAAACAGTCGATAAAACTATTGAATTCCCTGAATTTGCGCAAACTTTTTTCACCCTGTTTGGTGAAAACCTCTCCAGAGACACACCTGAGGATGAAACTAGAATCATGAAGGTGACGCCATTAAGACCAAAACAAGTCAAACTTCTAAAAAAATAGACACTATTGGTATGAAGCGTCtgacatgataaaaaaaatgatgaatttGTAAACTTACTCACCCAAAGACGTCGTGAAGTCAAAAAAAGTCTCTTTTCATGAAGATAAAACTCATCTCTGAGGGGCCCTCGATAATCCGTCGTGGTGATGGACTCAGTGGTCCTGATATGTAAATGAGCTCTACACCTCCACCTCTACCAATGGGAGCTCAGCTCGGAACTGTGTTATGcaacaggttttgttttttttacaatatgtttattgggttttcttattttcacaaacacaataagaataataatttaaaaaaaaacccaacaacaaacaaacaaacactggtacagctcagatcaaaaaatgaatataggATGTCATTggaaatagtccatagtgcagggaagtcacagAATATAATGAGTTCATGTTCAAGAGactccttgtgagataatggaggagagatcaggtccaatataattcagatagggCTGCCAAATATGTGGAATTGATCTACTTTGGCATGTAGAATATTTGTGAGATATTCCAAAGGCACCATCTCAAATATGACTTTTCGCCAGCCTTGGACAGAGGGTTTCTTATCACTGAGCCACTGTAGTAATAGATTTTTTctagcagcaaatgtaagaatgttaTATAACCTTTTCTTGGCTGCAATAGTTATATTTGCACTTGGGATTCCTAAAATCAAAAACATTGGATTCATTTCTAAATCCTTatcaaatatattatatactatatattatatattatatattatatatatatgtatatatatatatatatatatatatatatattataaatatattatgcTACAGTTTACTCACTATAAgtaagtcaaatttatttatatagcacttttcacaGACCTacatcacaaagtgctttacaagatcATTATGCAAAACATACAAGAATTACTCATATAAAATGTGGTGACCACACAAGCCACGAGCcaataaatgactaaataaaacacaatgcatAGAGAAAAGtacacaataaatacattacaaaTACAAGCCTGGTACTTACAAGCTACCCAAACACCTGTCTAAACAGGAGAGTCTTTATCTGACCTAAGAAGGTCACAACATTATTATTAGACaaattatttctatattttttaaattttttaattcaatattatttttgattacAATTTGGTTAGAACATTATTCTTCACTGTGATAAAGAAATATTTTGATATGTATTTAGATTTCCACCATTGTTGTGCTTATAACATTTGGCTAAAACTAAATGTTTTGTAATTTCTTGTGtcagaaataaaagtaaaaaaaataaaaaataaaaaatgcaaaacacatcacaaatattAGCTGTTTTAATAATAGTTTTGGAGTGAAAATATTTCCCATAATAATGGGATAATAACCACAGTCGAATGGTTTCTAATTTCCTattatttgttttcatattcACAGATTAATTCTATCACAGCACTTATTGCCTCCCTTAATGCATAGACAGGACACAAGaagcaaacaacaaaatgattattttattttatttattattatatttttaattttttttaccaagaaGAACATGGGGTGGGGGCTGGCGGAGAAGGGGTggtcctttttctgtttttatttcatgtcacgcACACTGAGTTATGTTCTACATTTGATAAGATGACCTTTgccatgtctgcaaaaaaaaaacaataaaaaaagttttggaAAAAATAAGCAAACAAAAGCAGTAATATTCAGGTTGTATGTCAAAATTAAAGTAGCagtataatatcaatatatttcaCTATAAGTAAATAACTATAAGTAAaagtttaaaatttaaaattttacTTGAATAAAAGCCCAGATGTAGAAATATactagaataaattaaattattttacgTATTATAAGAATATAACTTCTGATGCATTAAGGTGTAAGCAGAATTTTAATATTGTTGCTGAACAAAGTGAagctcattttaactactttgtTGGTTTTATTAGACTGTAAACAACTGGGAGGCTTCAGAGGTTAcacacattaaataaattaatttaggCGTGCAGAAAAATTTGGCAATGATCAAAATGAAAGTTTATAAGAGTTTGGgttagatgtattttttttaaccacatgAAAAAGTGGTTTATTTTGGTTTATAGGACAGTAAAGAGGTGACACTCATTCTATTGATCAATCTAATGCTAATTATCTTAGCCACAGCAACTTGTAATGAATTATCCTTTTATTTCCCTAGTTTCcatatattttaatatcaaaaacaaagtaaacataTAGCTGAAAAAGACTTGGTGAagtctgtgtttgtatgtatgagTGAAACTAAGCTGTGTTTCCCTTTAACTACAGCAGGAAGAAGGATTTCAGTGGGTGTGTCCAGTGTGTTGACATCCAGAAGGTAAGCAGCAGTCTGGATTTTGCTTCATTATTTCCTGTTATAGCTTCAGGAACTACTAACTTTCTACTTGTTTTCAACCTGCTGAGGTTTGTTAATGCAACAACATGTTTTGACTCACAGTTTGTTATTGGTTTGGTGGATAGACTGAGCCAGTCTGTAGCAAGTACAAAAATAGCTCCCAGTCAGCTCCTATCTCAGAACTGGCAGTGGATCATTTTGGCTTTAAAGCAGACGAAAGTTCATACTTGATTCTTGTAGAGTGGTATAGTTATGGCCAGAGCTGGTGTAGTTGTTTAATATATCTATCTGACTCAGAATAAACAGGAATGACACAAAGCTACTGGACATTAATGAAACCAGCATCTCCCATAATGTGCTTGTGCAGTTGCCAAATTTAAGGGTtacttttttgtttactttattcaaaatgaatgcTATATTTTAAGTTAAAAATCCGaccactaaaaaaaaatcaatcaatcaataaaaaaaaataataaataaatgactcaatgaataaataaatgtcattaaatgtagcaaaaataattttaaaaataaatgtagccattaattaaatgctaaaatatgacataaattgatatttctgttttaatttatttatttatctatctttttattaattcccttatttatgtactcttctgtttaattttcccttttatttatttatgtatttatttttattaatttttaaatgtatttagttttgcatgtattttttagttattttaaattgtatatttatatttaaatgtatgtatttatttctgcattattGCAGAAACATAACATGCAAATAACTAGTCAAATTTCTGTTTTTGCACTTGGGGGGCCTTTAAAAGTATTGTTGGAATCCTGCAACTGTATTTATTGACCTGTACATACTCTACACGTAGCCTTCATCGACTATACCACTGTGTCTTCTATGTCTTCCAGTAGGTAGCCTCACACAACATGTCCTCTCCAGAGATCGCCTCTCTCTCCTGGGGCCACATGAAGGTGAAGGGATGCTCCTCCGGCTACAAGGACTGTAAGGTCTGGCCTGGAGGCAGCCGGGCCTGGGATTGGAGAGAGACTGGGACCGACGTGAGTGGAACCAGAATCATAACACCcacaaaatacatacatgtatagGACTGCATACTGACGGCTAAACAAtatgaaaagacactatgcttCAAAAACAACTGTGGCATAGCAGGCTGGGGTTTCCCCCTCTAACAGTTATCTTGCCTTTCCCACCCCAGCATCACCCGGGAGTACAACCTGCGGATCTGGAGGAGGTGCTGAAGAAGGGAATAGACTTACTGGTCATCGGCAGAGGCATGAGTGAAGCTCTGCAGGTAAAACAGACCTACAAAAAGTCCACACACTTCAAAAGGAATACCAATCATCAGTTTATGAATTCAAGCTCATTTTCCATTTAAGGGTAGTGGAGTCAGACACGTTGGTACCAGTGCAGTTTAGAGGGGTTTATCGTCAACTTCTACCATCATCTAACTAGTTTCAGATGTTCCTTTTAATATGGATTACCTTCTACATGAACAAGAACAATACCACAGTATAGAAATAGTATATAAAagatagttaatcgcaaattaatcaaattttttcatgtttaaaatgtaccttaaagggagatttgtcaagtatttaatactcttcaaatcggcttgctttatgcaaatgtatgtatatattactttaccatcaattaacaacacaaaacaatgacagatattgtccagaaaccctcacaggtactgcatttagcataaaacaatatgctcaaatcataacatggcaaactgcagcccaacaggcaacaacagctgtcagtgtgtcagtgtgctgacttgactatgacttgccccaaactgcatgtgattatcataaagtgggcatgtctgtaaaggggagactcgtgggtacccatagaacccatttacattcactgatctggaggtcagaggtcaagggactcttttgaaaatgaccatgacagttttttttcaccaaaatttagcgcaagtttggagcgttatttagcctccttcacgacaaactagtatgcccgaccgctacaacctaaaaatctcaagttgtcttaaagaaattagtggtgtttttttgtgttattactgcgttaactttgacagccctaattaaaagtaaaagttctcattatgcagaatggcccatttcagaataatgtaattatattattggattatagttaatgatgcattaatgtgttcatcacacaagtacctcaaaattgtaaataaatacagtgcTTGGGTTAATGTACTAAGTTACCTTCCACCACTGAGTCACAGTGTTGAGTTTAGGTCATCCACGTTTTGGCAGCGCCCAGAGCCCAACAAACAATAACTGTCTTAACATGTGTCAAAATACACTTCGGGTTGTGTTTACGTGCATATAGCACAAGTAAAATGTGAGCCGTTAGACAGTTAGGTTGACTGAAATAGGAGCGTGTGTTTCCTCAAACACGCAGGACAGAAACAACTAAAAATTCTGTGAACACACGCCGTCAAGGAGTTTGTGCTGTCGTCTGTTCTCTCAGGTTCCGTCGGCCACGCTGGACTTTGTGAAGCAGAAAGGTGTCGACGTCAAAGTCTTGCAGACGGAGAAGGCTGTTGCTGAATACAACAAACTGGTTGGCCAGGGCGCCAAGGTGGGCGGGGTCTTCCACTCCACCTGTTGATGATGTCACCTTTGCCTCGCTGCACCAACTGAGATAACCTGCACAGGATGGAGGACAGCGCCATGTCCCACAGTCTCTGTTTGGCCATACATATAGCTGGCCAGCTCTTCTAGCTCTCAGCTTTTCTCAGCATGATTTAGCGTTGAAACATCTTAATGTccaacttattattattatttcaaacgTTACTTTTAGATCAAGTTGAAGACGCGATACAAGTACATTTGATTTTAGAGGCCAATTTTGTGTAACGTTAAAGTACAATGAGCAGTTTTTATTAGTCAGGTAAAAGGCAGGTCTTATTGTTGTTGGTAAAAGGTAATGAATGTATTGCTCAGTACTGCTTGTTTGCTACACaaaataaaattagaaaaatgaATCATCTCCATCGCATGGGTTTGTCTTTATCAGAAACTATTGTAATGTACAAAAATATTCctcatacaaatgacacatcaTGAGTAAAACACACTCTTGTGCTTCCTGCTACTTAAccataaattatttttatgctTGCTCAAATTCTAAagattaatgtgttttaaagagaAAGCAAAGTGGTTTCACCTTTTCTGTACAGCTTTGAATTTAGAAGGTCAAGCAGCTAGCATCCTCTTTCAAAAAACAAGCCAAGAAACTCTTGCATGTGAAGCCTCGCCTCGCCAGCCTGCCCGTCCTTCATTCAGAGTTCTGTTAGCGTCGGGCAGGTTTGGGCATAATGTAGACTTTGACGGGCTTGCTGAACGGAATGGTTCCCTCTACGGCGGCCTCTGGCGGCGGAAGGCTGTCTATGCTGTCAGTCCATCCCAGCTTGGAAGCCAaagaaggggaggagagggaggttgAGGAGGAACTGTAAGCCAGCAGGAGGCGCACCTCAATCTGAGACGGctctgagagagaggaagacagacaggGTAGGAACTAAGTTAAACTGAATACACTGATGATGAAGGGAaagttgtccagaaaccctcacatatCACTGAAATAGTGATCAGATGAGTGTGTATCATACTGACCTGTCCATGCGGTGTGTGAGAGGTAAACCTGTGTGATGAGTCTGTGTCTTTCAGGTCCAGGCTTTCTGAAGTCTCCAGGTTTAGGATGGATCACATGACTTTGGCCGTCAGGATATAGAACCTGCAGAGACAGAAGGCGTGCATGATACACAGGAAGCAGGTGATTCAGACAGTTCTTCATACCCAGGGCGAATGAGCGAGCAGTTAAGGGTTTTAGAAAGGACATGTGGCTGTTAAGTAGAGGTCAGTCTCATTATTAACCTTCCTGAGCTACAGTTCAAGGTTTtcctactgtagcgggaactaccacagatgAAGGTTTTGTCTgttgacagattttgtcaccccGGTAACAACCGTGCCAGAACCTGTCAAGCTCTGTTAGTTCTTAATTTCTTgcaacaaaaacagcagcaatGACCCATAACAACTGTTTCTGACCCAAAACTAATTCTGAACAGCTAAAAATATTGAACAGCTTCTTCCTTCTACAAAGGACTGTTGAAG encodes:
- the aamdc gene encoding mth938 domain-containing protein; this encodes MSSPEIASLSWGHMKVKGCSSGYKDCKVWPGGSRAWDWRETGTDHHPGVQPADLEEVLKKGIDLLVIGRGMSEALQVPSATLDFVKQKGVDVKVLQTEKAVAEYNKLVGQGAKVGGVFHSTC